One region of Candidatus Eisenbacteria bacterium genomic DNA includes:
- a CDS encoding DUF2723 domain-containing protein, protein MQQSERNDSSSLPIVVLGFCVPLAAYLFTLVWEPAWGDPAELSLQAWRFGVVHPAGAPAHTLLAGVLARFGPEPAIATNLFSALCTAIASALVGLSVHGLTGRRTPGVLAAWSFA, encoded by the coding sequence ATGCAGCAAAGCGAGAGAAACGATTCCTCCAGCCTTCCGATCGTGGTACTCGGCTTCTGCGTTCCGCTGGCCGCGTACCTCTTCACGTTGGTCTGGGAGCCGGCGTGGGGAGATCCCGCTGAGCTCTCACTGCAGGCGTGGCGATTCGGTGTGGTGCATCCGGCCGGAGCACCTGCCCACACACTGCTCGCGGGCGTGCTGGCACGGTTCGGGCCCGAGCCTGCGATCGCAACCAATCTGTTCTCGGCACTGTGCACCGCGATCGCATCGGCACTCGTGGGGCTGTCGGTTCATGGGCTGACCGGTCGGCGAACTCCCGGCGTGCTGGCGGCGTGGAGCTTCGCGTT
- a CDS encoding ABC transporter ATP-binding protein — MSNAPDEERHDRALDRHLLRRLLGYLRPYRWQVALAILVGFVGTLVQLAGPYLTKQAIDHGIRHRDLPFLDQIAMLYLSVLAIGFFIGFLETQIMQRVGQRIMLDLRTALFARLQRLPVSYFDRNPVGRVMTRVTNDVDTLNELFTSGLVSFVGDFLTLIGIIIAMVQLNAELLGVTFSVIPLIVIATIAFRVVVRNSFREVRVALSRLNAFLNEHLSGMSTVQVLNREPRSFDEFQERNASHRDANLKTVAQHAVFFPVLELVGAIAISLIVWYGGRQVMWTGITLGTLVAFIQYTQRFFRPVSDMSEKYGILQQSMAAAERVFELLDAPEDPALAHPDAAGLRPERLRGHIEFENVWFAYQDEEWVLQDVSLEIRPGERVAIVGPTGSGKTTLVSLLLRYYAPQRGVIRVDGVPIERYDVRALRSRLGVVLQDVFLFSGTIEGNLSLGRSRLDREAMLAAAREVGAEPFITRLDGGYGAVVRERGATFSAGQRQLVSFARALAHDPDVLILDEATANVDSRTEEQLQRAVRRLLAGRTSLVIAHRLSTLQDVDRIVVVHHGRVRENGTHAELIALGGLYARLYQLQSLGAGRRAAERAPDEAPELLMRANRRTEMN; from the coding sequence GTGAGTAACGCTCCCGACGAAGAACGCCACGACCGCGCGCTCGACCGCCATCTGCTGCGGCGGCTGCTCGGTTACCTGCGCCCCTATCGCTGGCAGGTGGCGCTCGCGATCCTGGTCGGGTTCGTCGGAACCCTGGTGCAACTGGCGGGGCCCTACCTGACCAAGCAGGCGATCGACCACGGCATCCGCCACCGCGACCTGCCGTTCCTCGATCAGATCGCGATGCTCTACCTGTCGGTGCTCGCGATCGGGTTCTTCATCGGGTTCCTCGAGACGCAGATCATGCAGCGGGTGGGCCAGCGCATCATGCTGGACCTTCGCACCGCGCTGTTCGCTCGATTGCAGCGCCTGCCGGTCTCCTACTTCGATCGCAATCCGGTCGGGCGCGTGATGACGCGAGTCACCAACGACGTGGACACGCTGAACGAGCTCTTCACCTCGGGGCTCGTGTCGTTCGTCGGTGACTTCCTCACCCTGATCGGCATCATCATCGCGATGGTCCAGCTCAACGCCGAGTTGCTGGGCGTCACGTTCTCGGTGATTCCGCTGATCGTGATCGCGACCATCGCGTTTCGCGTCGTGGTGCGGAACTCGTTCCGCGAAGTGCGCGTCGCGCTGTCGCGGCTCAATGCGTTTCTCAACGAGCACCTCAGCGGCATGAGCACGGTGCAGGTGCTCAATCGCGAGCCGCGCTCGTTCGACGAGTTCCAGGAGCGCAACGCCTCGCACCGCGACGCCAACTTGAAGACCGTCGCTCAGCACGCGGTGTTCTTCCCGGTGCTCGAACTGGTGGGTGCGATCGCGATCTCGCTGATCGTGTGGTACGGCGGCCGCCAGGTGATGTGGACCGGCATCACGCTCGGCACGCTGGTCGCGTTCATTCAGTACACGCAGCGCTTCTTCCGGCCGGTCTCGGACATGAGCGAGAAGTACGGCATTCTGCAGCAGTCCATGGCGGCGGCCGAGCGCGTGTTCGAGCTGCTCGACGCCCCCGAGGATCCGGCACTCGCGCACCCCGACGCGGCGGGCCTGCGCCCCGAGCGGCTGCGCGGCCACATCGAGTTCGAGAACGTGTGGTTCGCCTATCAAGATGAGGAATGGGTGCTGCAGGACGTGTCGCTCGAGATCCGTCCCGGCGAGCGGGTCGCGATCGTCGGGCCGACGGGCTCCGGCAAGACCACGCTCGTCAGCCTGCTGTTGCGCTACTACGCGCCGCAGCGCGGCGTGATCCGCGTGGATGGCGTGCCGATCGAGCGCTACGACGTGCGGGCGCTGCGCTCGCGACTGGGCGTGGTGCTGCAGGACGTGTTCCTGTTCAGCGGAACGATCGAGGGCAACCTGTCGCTCGGTCGCTCGCGCCTCGACCGCGAGGCAATGCTCGCAGCGGCGCGCGAAGTCGGAGCCGAGCCGTTCATCACGCGCCTCGATGGCGGCTACGGCGCGGTGGTCCGCGAGCGCGGAGCCACGTTCTCGGCCGGGCAGCGCCAGCTCGTCTCGTTCGCCCGAGCGCTTGCGCACGATCCCGACGTGCTGATCCTGGATGAAGCCACGGCGAATGTGGACTCGCGCACCGAAGAGCAGCTGCAGCGTGCGGTGAGGCGGCTGCTGGCCGGGCGCACCAGTCTGGTGATCGCGCATCGGCTCTCGACGCTTCAGGATGTCGATCGCATCGTGGTCGTTCACCACGGGCGGGTGCGCGAGAACGGAACCCATGCCGAGCTGATCGCCCTCGGCGGACTCTATGCGAGGCTCTACCAGCTCCAATCGCTGGGCGCGGGGCGTCGCGCAGCCGAACGTGCGCCGGACGAAGCACCCGAACTGCTCATGCGAGCGAATCGTCGCACGGAAATGAACTAG